ATCCCGGATCGAAGGAATTCATCACCTCCTACAAGAAGGAGTTCCCCGGGGCCGACCTCTCCTACCACTCTGCGGGCGGCTACGCTGGCTGCCAGGTCCTCGTGGAAGGCATCCGCCGGGCCGGCTCGCTGGACGGGGAGAAGATCCGCGCTGAGATCCTGAAGATGGATACCACGACGGTGTACGGCGGCTTCAAGGTGGACGATGGGGGGTTCCAGATCTCCCACAAGATGGTCACGTTCCAGTGGCAGGACGGCAAGAAGGTGATCGTCTGGCCGGATGAGCTGGCGGAAGGCAAGGCGCGGTTCCCCACTCCGGCATGGAGCGAGCGGTAGGCGGATGAGGGGCTGAGCAGGACGGCGCCCGCCGGTTCTCCGGCGGGCGCCGCTGGTTTCGGGAGGAGCTGTGGGCGTCACCATCACCCCCGCGATGGTTGCCCAGGTGGTCGTCTCCGGGCTTCTGGCCGGGGCCCTCTACTCCTTGGTGGCCCTCGGCCTGGCCCTGATCTTCGGGGTCATGCGGGTGATCAATGTGGCCCACGGGACCTTGCTGACGCTCGGGGCCTACACCACCTACTGGTTTTTCCACCTCCTCGGAGTCAACCCGTACCTGTCCCTCCTGGTCTCCATGCCGCTGATGTTTCTCCTCGGGGTCCTCCTGCAGCGGACGCTGGTCACGCGGGTCGTGGACGCCCCGGAGCTCTCCTCGCTCCTCCTCACCTTTGGGATCTCCATCGCCCTGGTCAACGGTGTCCAGTTGGCCTTCACCTCCGATGTCCGCTCGGTGGAGTTCCTCACCGGCGCCTACCTTGTGGGGCGGATCGCCCTCTCCAAGTCCCGGCTCGTTGCCTTCGCCTTCGCGGTGGCGATCACGGCCCTCGCCTACTGGTTCCTCCAGCGGACGAAGCTGGGGAAGGCCATCCGCGCCACCTCCCAGAGCCGGGAGGTGGCCATGGTCTGCGGGATCAACGTCCGGCGGATCCACCTCTACACCTTCGGCATCGCCTCCGCGCTGGCGGCGGCAGGCGGCAGCCTGGTGGCGGTCATGTTCGCCATCCAGCCCGAGATGGGGCAGGTCTATACGTTCAAGTCGTTCCTGGTGATCGTCCTTGGAGGGGCCGGGAACTACCCGGGCGCGCTCCTGGGGGGGATGCTGCTCGGCCTGGTCGAGCAGCTCTCCTCCCTCTTCCTCACTACGCAGCTCTCCGAGGCCGTGGCCTACGTCCTGCTGGTCGTAGTTCTCCTCCTGCGCCCCACGGGGCTGCTCGGAGGGCGGGCGCGATGAAGTGGGGGTTCCGTGCGGCGCTCCTCCTCGGGCTTCTCCTGCTGGCGCTCTATCCCACGATCGCCACGGGGTACGGCATCCGGTTCATGCTCCAGCTCTTCATGTGGGTCGCCCTGGCCCAGTCCTGGAACCTGATTTCCGGCCTCACCGGCTACGTCTCCTTCGGCCACGTGGCCTTTTTCGGCACGGGGGCCTACGCGACGGCGATCCTCGTCGCCACCCATGGGTGGCACTGGGTTCCGGCCGCCATCGGGGGCGGGGTCGCGGCCGCGCTCCTGGCGCTGATCATCGGCTACCCGTGCCTCCGCCTCAAGGGGCCCTACTTCGCCATCGCCATGCTCGGCCTGAACGAGGTGATGCGGGTCCTCGTCTCGTACTTTGAGGGGCTCACGGGTGGAGGCTCGGGGCTCTCCCTCCCCACGCTCCATGCGAGCGTCCAAATTTACTACGCCATGGGTCTCGCGGCCATTGCCGTGACCGCGCTTGCCTCCCTCATCATCACGTCCCGCTTCGGCCTGCGCCTGATGACCATCCGGGAGGACGAGATCGCGGCGGAGGCGATGGGTATCAACACCGCCCGCTACAAGCTCTACGCCTTCCTGCTGTCGGCCTTCATGCCCGGCGTGGTCGGGGGGCTCTTCGCCCGGGATCAGGGGTACATCGAGCCGCTCAGCGTCTTCCAGCTGCTCACCACCATCACCATGATCGTGATGGCCCTCTTCGGCGGCAAGGGGACCATCTGGGGCCCGGTCCTGGGTGCCGTGACGCTCTTCGTCTTCCAGGAACTGGTCTGGACGCGATTCCTCTACCTGCATCAGATCTTGTTCGGAGCCATCATCGTGTTCGTCGTGCTCCTGATGCCCAGGGGGATCCTGGGGGTGCTCCAGGAACGCTATCGTCTCCCGCGGACCCTGTGATGCGTGACGGTCGGGTCCTCGAGGTCGAGAGCGTCACTAAGCGCTTCGGCGGGGTGACCGCCGTTCACCGCTGCTCGCTCGCCCTCGCGCCAGGGAAGATCTACGGCCTCATCGGCCCCAACGGGTCGGGGAAGACCACCCTCTTTAACTGCATCACCGGGCTCGAGCCCCGGGACGAGGGGGAGATCCGCTACAAGGGGAAGCGCATCGACGGGCTGAAGGCCCACCAGGTGGCCCTCCGGGGCATCGGGCGAACGTTCCAGATCATCCGGGTGTTCCCGGAGCTGACCGCCCTGGAGAACCTCCTGGTGGTGACCCGGGAGCCCTTCGACGCGGCCGTGCGCCGCGCCCGGGAGCTGCTCCACTTCGTCACCCTCGAGCGGCTGGCGGGCGAATACGCCGGGAACCTCTCCTACGGCCAGCAGAAGCTCCTGGAGTTCATCCGGGTCCTGATGACGGACCCCGAATTGATCCTGCTGGACGAGCCCGCCGCCGGGGTCAACCGGACGCTCCTCAACGAGCTGCTCGCGGCCATCGCCCGGCTCCGGGACGAGGGGAAGACCATCCTGATCGTCGAGCACGACATGAAGGTCGTCATGGGGCTCTGTGAGACGATCTTCGTCCTCGACTACGGGGAGAAGATCGCCGAGGGCCCGCCGGAGGCGATCCAGGGCGACCCGCGCGTGATCGAGGCCTACTTTGGCCGGTGACGGGTTTCTCCTCCGGGCCGACGGGATCCACGCCGGCTACGGGAAGATGGAGATCCTCCACGGGGTCACGCTCGAGGTCCGCCCCCGGGAGATGGTGAGCGTCATCGGCCCCAACGGGGCGGGGAAGTCCACCGCGTTCAAGACGATCGTGGGACTCCTGCACCCGACGTCCGGCCGGATCCTCTTCGACGGGAAGGAGATCACCGGCCTCCCGCCGTACGAGGCGCTCCGGCTCGGGCTCGCCTACGTCCCCCAGGGGCGGATCGTCTTCCCGCAGATGACCGTGCTCGAGAACCTGGAGATGGGGGCCTACATCGAGTCCGATCGGTCGCGGGTGCACGACGCGCTGGAGCGGGTCTATGCGCTCTTCCACATCCTGGCCGAGCGGCGCTACCAGAAGGCCGGGACCATGTCCGGCGGAGAGCAACAGATGCTGGCCATCGGCCGGGCCCTGATGACCAGCCCCCGGCTGATCCTGCTGGACGAGCCCTCCCTCGGGCTCTCCCCGAAGTTCGTGACGCTAATCTTCGAGAGGCTCGTCGAGATGAAGCGGGCAGGCTACACCCTGATGGTGGTGGAGCAGAACGCCGCGAAGGCCCTCTCGGTGGCGGATCGGGGCTACGTCCTCGAGCTCGGGCGGAACCGGTTCGAGGGGACCGGCGGAGACCTGCTGAACGACCCCGAGGTCAAGCGGCTGTACCTCGGCGGCTGATCCAAACGACAGAACTCGCCTGACACCGTCCGGGTCCTGGCGCCGGCGCCGCCCCGGCCCCCGGCCCCCCTGGGGAACCCTCCCGTGGTTCCCCCCATCGGCCCAGGGCCGATGGGACCCCCCTCCGCTACGGGGGCCTTTGGGCGGCATCCGGCGCCACCCGGACGCTGCGTGACACAACTTACGTCGTTTCTGTGTATTAGCGGAGGGGTTCACCAGAGGGAGGGCTGGATGCTGAGGCGCTCGCGGGCCTGGCGGACGAAGCGCTCGGCGCTCGCGACCGCCGCCGCCGCGTCCCCGGGGGCGACCCGGTAGCGCGCCGGGTCCGCCGCCCGGCGCTTGGCCTGCCCGACCCGGAGGAGGAAGGCCACCTCCAGCATGGCCTGCGGGCCGAGGGCGGCCTGGGCAAATTGGCCCACCGCATCCTCCTCCCGGGCGCCCGCCGCCGGCCGGAGGCCGGCGTGGAAGGCCAGCGCCCGCAGCGCCTGCAGCGCCCCCTGGAGGGCCAGGGCGGCCGCCCAGGCGGGATCGCCCTTTAGGAGGCGGCGGGCGTCGCGGACGTCCCGGGCGGCTGCCTGGAGCCGGCGGGTCGTCTGTCGCGGCGTCGTCCGGTGCGGCCGGAAGAGACCGTCCTGCAGGAGTGGGGCGGCGTCCATCGGCGCCCCCACGGCCCTCACGCTTCCGTGAGGGCCTCCAGATCCGACTCCTTGCCCACCAGGACCAGGATGTCCCCGGGAGCGAAGCGGTACTCGGGGTGGGGCACGGGGTCGAGGCGCTCCCGGACCTGCTCGCTGCCGTCCTCGCCCTTCGTGACCTCCCGTTTCTTGATGGCGACAACGTTCACCCGGTGCCGGGTGCGGAGCTGCGACTCCCCGAGCGTCTTCCCCGTCAGGCGCTCGTCAATGGCCCACTGGATCATGGCGTAGCCCTCGGCAAGGGCGATGTGGTCCAGGACCGACTCCCCCACCAGGGCCTTGCCGAGACGCTGCCCCATCTCCTGCTCGACGAAGACGACCCGGTCCGCCCCCGCGAGACGGAGGATCCGGGCCTCCCGCGCCGTGTTGGCCCGGACGACGATCCGCTTGATGCCTAGCTCCTTCAGGGCCGCCGTGGTCAGGACGGAGGCCTCGAAGTCCTTCCCCATCGCCACCACCGCCGCGTCCACCTCTTCGGCGCCGATGGCCTTGAGCGCGTTCAGATCGGTGCTGTCCAGCTGGGCGACGTGGGTCACCCGGTCCTTCACCGCCTCCACGTGATTCGGGTCGGTGTCCACGGCGATGACCTCCACCCCGGCCTCCTCCAGGGTGAGGGCCAGCGCCTCGCCGAACCGTCCCAGCCCAGCCACGAGGATCTGTTTCATCGCTAACCGATCATCACCCGGTCCGTCGGGTAGGTCACCTGCGCTGCCGCCGGGCGCTCGGCCAGGGCCAGCGCCAAGGTCAGGGGCCCGATCCGCCCGACGAACATCGTGGCGGTCACGATCAACCTGCCCGCGTCGGTGAGGGAGGGCGTGATTCCCATAGACAGCCCGACCGTGCCGAAGGCCGACACGGCTTCGAACGCGAGGCTAATAAACGGTCCCGACTCCGTCAAGGCCAATCCGAAGACGGCCAGCGCCACCGCCGCCAGCGCGACCAGGGTGACGGCCGTGGCCCTGTTCACCAGCCCCTGGGGAATGGTGCGCTCGAAGAGCTCCACCCGGTCCCGGTTCCGGAGGATGGCCTGGAGCGTGGCCGTCATCACCCCGACGGTCGTCGTCTTGATCCCGCCCGCGGTTCCGCCCGAGCAACCCCCGATGAACATCAGGAGAATCAGAAGGAAGAGGCTCGCCGGCGCCAACTCCGCGATCGGCACCGTGTTGAAGCCGGCCGTGCGGGGGGTGACCGCCTGGAAATACGCGACCAGAAGCTTCTCCGGGAACGGCCGTCCGGCCAGCGTGTTCCCCCATTCGAGCATGAGGAGGAGCGCCATGGCGGCGACGAGGAGGACGGCGGTCACGGTGAGCGCCACCTTGGTGTGCAGGGTCAGGCGCTTCCACCCCCGGCGGACCGGCGCCTCGAAGCGGTAGAGCGGTCTCTCCCGGAACAGGTCGCTGAGCGTGGCCAGGACGGGAAAGCCGAGCCCTCCCAGGATGATGAGGCTGGTGAAGGTCAGGACGCTAATGGGATCACCTGCGTAGCGGACCAGGCTGTCGGCGAAGAGGGAGAACCCGGCGTTGCAGAAGGCGGAGATGGAATGGAAGACGGCCCGGTACGCAACGTGCCAGGGCTCCGGGCCCTCAGCGCGCCACCGAAGAAAGAGGATTCCACTGCCCAGGACCTCCGCGAGAAAGGTGGAAAAGACGATGGCCCGGATCATCTGCCGGATGGTCCCGATGGCCTCCGCGTCCAGCGCGCCCTGGAGCGCCACCTGGTCCCGGACCCGGAGGCGTCGCCCGGCGAGGGCGGTGGCCAGGGCGGCCAGCGTCATGATTCCCAGCCCGCCGGCCTGGATGAGGGCCAGGATCACGAGCTGTCCGAAGAGGGTGTACTGGCTGCCGATGTCCAGGACCGCGAGGCCGGTCACGCAGACGGCCGACATGGCCATGAAGAGCGCATCCACGAAGGATGTCCCCACCCCCGAGACCGTCGCCTGGGGCAGCGTCAGGAGGAGGCTGCCGAGGAGCGCCGCGCCGAAGAAGGAGACCGCGATCGTCTGGGAGGGGCGGAGGTCCAGGTGCGCGAGGAAGTCCACCGCCTGCCGGGCCCGCGTGACGAGCTTGAGCAGGGCGGCGGTGTAGAAGACGGTGCTGTAGAAGACCAGGCGCTGGATCGCGCCGGTGGTCCCGAAGGCTCCGGGGTCGAGCAGCAGGGAGGCGCGCTGCAGCCCGAAGATGCCGACGGTGGCCAGCACGAGCAGGTCCAGCCAGCGCTGGCGGATATGGCGGAGCGGGGAGGGGCTGCGCCAGGCTTTCTCCAGGTCCTCGCCGAAGTAGAGGAGGGGGATGGCCAGGCTCAGGAGGCCCTGCACGAGACCCCGGCCGGGGAAGTCGGGGGCCGCTTCGAGAAGGAGGGAAGGGCCCAGGAGGGCGGGGGCGGCGAGACGCAGCTTCCGCTTCCCGATGTCGCTGGCCCGGAGGAACAGGACCAGGGCCCGGCGGGCCATGCGACCTCCGGTGTTCTACCGGGTGAGGGGCGCGGCGGAGGTGGGCAGCTTGTCCAGGGCCGCGGCCGGGATGGCGTAGATGCGCGGGTCCCGCTCCCGCTGGGCGAACACCCGTTCCCCCTCCCGCCTGCCGAAGCGGACCGTGCCGAGGAAGTCGCCACTCGCTTTCCAGAGGGTGACCTCCCGGGCGGGCGGGGCGAGTCCGTAGGCGGCGGGGTCCTCGGCGCGCTCCGCCGCCACGGCGATCCATTTGAGGTCCCGCAGGGCGTCGAGGACCTCGAGGACTCGGAAGGGCTTCACCTCGCCCGCCTCGGAGGAACGGAAGCCCCAGCGCCCCCCCCGCCGCTCCAGGATGAGCGTGGCTTCGCCACTCGTCATCTTCAGCGAGCCGACCTCGCCCGTGTCGAATGGGAGTAGGCGGCGGTCCCGGAGGTCGAAGGCCCCCTTGCTGAGGTCGGTGAAGAGCCGGGCCTCCACCTTCACCACGCTCCGCTCCGGCTCCACCGCCGCGGTCGCCCGCCCCTCCTCGGGCGCAGCCAGGAGCAGGCGGACCGGCTCCTTGCCCTGCTCCTTCAAGGTCACCGTGAGGGCGGGAGGGATGAGGCCGAAGTGCTTCAGGTCCGCGCCCGGATCGGCCAGGAACTCCTGGGCGCGGGCGAAGGTGAGATCCGAGAGGATCCGGTCCACTTCACTCGGGTCGGCCGGGAGGCGCTCGGGCTTCGCGATCTCCCACTTCCCGTCGGTGCGCGAGAGCTCCACCTCCCCCTTCGGGGAAGCGAGGCTCACGCCCTCCACCTGCTCCCGCGAGAAGAGCAGGAGAGTCCTGTCCCGGAGGTCCAGGAGGCGCCCCGGGACGGCCTTCGCCACCCGGTCCTCCAGGAGCAGGAGAGGGGAGCCCGGGCCCCGGGTGGCATACACGCCCGCCTTGGCCTTGTCGGTCCGGCCGAGGAGGAGCGTTTGCGGGGGCACCTTCTCGTCGGTGGTGAGGGCGATCCGGGAGACGGGAGGGGCCAGCCCGTAGCTCCGCAGGTCGCCCGGAGCCTCGGCCACGAACTCCTTGATGCCGCGACCGGTCAGCTCGCGCAGAAGGCCCTCGACCCTGGTCGGGTCGCCCCGCCCACGCACGGCCCCGGTCAGCCGCCAGGTCTTCCCCTCCCGCTCGATGGTCGCCGTGGCCGCCCCCCGGGCGAGGGTGATCCGCTGGACCTTGTCCCGCTCCACGGCGAGGACGGTTCTGTCCCGGAGGTCGGCGGGCCGCGTTTCGGCCTGGGACCGGACGCTGGAGGGGACCAGGAAGACCTTCCCCTCGCCCGGGCGCCTCGCGTACACGCTGAGACCGCTCGGTGCCCGGTCCCCGATCTCGAGGAGGATCGGCTCCGCCTTCTCCTTCAGGCTGAGCGCGAGGGTGTACGCCGGGAGGGCCAGGCCGTACTCCTTTCCGTCCTGGTCGGGGAGGTCGTAGCTCCGCTCGACGGTCGCCCGAAGCAGCTCCTGGACGAGGCCGTCCACCTTGCCGGCATCGGCCCGGTCCCGGATCGGGGCGGTGAGCTGCCATCCGCCTTCCCCGCGGACGGCTTCCAGCACGGTGTCGCGCCCCGTGATCCGCACCGCCTGGACGGCCTCGGTGGTCGCGTCGAGGAGTTTGGCCCCCTCCTTCTTCGAGGGCCACCCCCCCCTCACCTCGGCGTAGTAGTAGAACCCTGCCAGCAGCAGGAGGAGGCCGGCCAGCAGGA
This is a stretch of genomic DNA from Candidatus Methylomirabilis sp.. It encodes these proteins:
- a CDS encoding branched-chain amino acid ABC transporter permease, encoding MGVTITPAMVAQVVVSGLLAGALYSLVALGLALIFGVMRVINVAHGTLLTLGAYTTYWFFHLLGVNPYLSLLVSMPLMFLLGVLLQRTLVTRVVDAPELSSLLLTFGISIALVNGVQLAFTSDVRSVEFLTGAYLVGRIALSKSRLVAFAFAVAITALAYWFLQRTKLGKAIRATSQSREVAMVCGINVRRIHLYTFGIASALAAAGGSLVAVMFAIQPEMGQVYTFKSFLVIVLGGAGNYPGALLGGMLLGLVEQLSSLFLTTQLSEAVAYVLLVVVLLLRPTGLLGGRAR
- a CDS encoding branched-chain amino acid ABC transporter permease, with the translated sequence MKWGFRAALLLGLLLLALYPTIATGYGIRFMLQLFMWVALAQSWNLISGLTGYVSFGHVAFFGTGAYATAILVATHGWHWVPAAIGGGVAAALLALIIGYPCLRLKGPYFAIAMLGLNEVMRVLVSYFEGLTGGGSGLSLPTLHASVQIYYAMGLAAIAVTALASLIITSRFGLRLMTIREDEIAAEAMGINTARYKLYAFLLSAFMPGVVGGLFARDQGYIEPLSVFQLLTTITMIVMALFGGKGTIWGPVLGAVTLFVFQELVWTRFLYLHQILFGAIIVFVVLLMPRGILGVLQERYRLPRTL
- a CDS encoding ABC transporter ATP-binding protein — its product is MRDGRVLEVESVTKRFGGVTAVHRCSLALAPGKIYGLIGPNGSGKTTLFNCITGLEPRDEGEIRYKGKRIDGLKAHQVALRGIGRTFQIIRVFPELTALENLLVVTREPFDAAVRRARELLHFVTLERLAGEYAGNLSYGQQKLLEFIRVLMTDPELILLDEPAAGVNRTLLNELLAAIARLRDEGKTILIVEHDMKVVMGLCETIFVLDYGEKIAEGPPEAIQGDPRVIEAYFGR
- a CDS encoding ABC transporter ATP-binding protein, with amino-acid sequence MAGDGFLLRADGIHAGYGKMEILHGVTLEVRPREMVSVIGPNGAGKSTAFKTIVGLLHPTSGRILFDGKEITGLPPYEALRLGLAYVPQGRIVFPQMTVLENLEMGAYIESDRSRVHDALERVYALFHILAERRYQKAGTMSGGEQQMLAIGRALMTSPRLILLDEPSLGLSPKFVTLIFERLVEMKRAGYTLMVVEQNAAKALSVADRGYVLELGRNRFEGTGGDLLNDPEVKRLYLGG
- a CDS encoding TrkA family potassium uptake protein, with the protein product MKQILVAGLGRFGEALALTLEEAGVEVIAVDTDPNHVEAVKDRVTHVAQLDSTDLNALKAIGAEEVDAAVVAMGKDFEASVLTTAALKELGIKRIVVRANTAREARILRLAGADRVVFVEQEMGQRLGKALVGESVLDHIALAEGYAMIQWAIDERLTGKTLGESQLRTRHRVNVVAIKKREVTKGEDGSEQVRERLDPVPHPEYRFAPGDILVLVGKESDLEALTEA
- a CDS encoding TrkH family potassium uptake protein, translated to MARRALVLFLRASDIGKRKLRLAAPALLGPSLLLEAAPDFPGRGLVQGLLSLAIPLLYFGEDLEKAWRSPSPLRHIRQRWLDLLVLATVGIFGLQRASLLLDPGAFGTTGAIQRLVFYSTVFYTAALLKLVTRARQAVDFLAHLDLRPSQTIAVSFFGAALLGSLLLTLPQATVSGVGTSFVDALFMAMSAVCVTGLAVLDIGSQYTLFGQLVILALIQAGGLGIMTLAALATALAGRRLRVRDQVALQGALDAEAIGTIRQMIRAIVFSTFLAEVLGSGILFLRWRAEGPEPWHVAYRAVFHSISAFCNAGFSLFADSLVRYAGDPISVLTFTSLIILGGLGFPVLATLSDLFRERPLYRFEAPVRRGWKRLTLHTKVALTVTAVLLVAAMALLLMLEWGNTLAGRPFPEKLLVAYFQAVTPRTAGFNTVPIAELAPASLFLLILLMFIGGCSGGTAGGIKTTTVGVMTATLQAILRNRDRVELFERTIPQGLVNRATAVTLVALAAVALAVFGLALTESGPFISLAFEAVSAFGTVGLSMGITPSLTDAGRLIVTATMFVGRIGPLTLALALAERPAAAQVTYPTDRVMIG
- a CDS encoding DUF4340 domain-containing protein → MRVRTTLLLAGLLLLLAGFYYYAEVRGGWPSKKEGAKLLDATTEAVQAVRITGRDTVLEAVRGEGGWQLTAPIRDRADAGKVDGLVQELLRATVERSYDLPDQDGKEYGLALPAYTLALSLKEKAEPILLEIGDRAPSGLSVYARRPGEGKVFLVPSSVRSQAETRPADLRDRTVLAVERDKVQRITLARGAATATIEREGKTWRLTGAVRGRGDPTRVEGLLRELTGRGIKEFVAEAPGDLRSYGLAPPVSRIALTTDEKVPPQTLLLGRTDKAKAGVYATRGPGSPLLLLEDRVAKAVPGRLLDLRDRTLLLFSREQVEGVSLASPKGEVELSRTDGKWEIAKPERLPADPSEVDRILSDLTFARAQEFLADPGADLKHFGLIPPALTVTLKEQGKEPVRLLLAAPEEGRATAAVEPERSVVKVEARLFTDLSKGAFDLRDRRLLPFDTGEVGSLKMTSGEATLILERRGGRWGFRSSEAGEVKPFRVLEVLDALRDLKWIAVAAERAEDPAAYGLAPPAREVTLWKASGDFLGTVRFGRREGERVFAQRERDPRIYAIPAAALDKLPTSAAPLTR